The segment TAAAAAAGTTGTCTCAATTACATCATATTCCTGCCAACATTGTTGCATCTGTTGTTATTTACCGGATTTCATCTTTTTCTCAGAAGGCTCGTCCAATGCTGATAATGCTGAGGTTATGCTCTGCTGAAGATCCCGATTCTTtcctactgaatcatcttcaTCAGAAGAGAAAGACGGCAATGTTTCCAAGTTCTTCTTCAGGTCATCATCAAGTTTTTTTGGTGCACTTCCACCACCACTCTCTGAAGACATTAAAGGTACTGGCAGAGGCTGGGACTTTGCAGGTGGCGGTGGGGGAAACGGTGGCCGTATGGAAGTGATGGGTGGTTTTCTTGTGCGATTGGGCGTTCGGATAGCGGGAGCGGAGAATTGCTGTTTAGGGCCGGATTTTAGGAAGTCCAAAAAGGAAGCGATGAAACCTGTTTTAACCTCCGGCTGTTTTTCCTCCACCTCTCTGATTTTTTGCCGAATTCTCTCCTGATGCTGATAGCTATCATAGCAGCTGTCTGAAGTGGAAGGGGAGTTGGCGTCACTTCCTCTGGAGTTTTGACGCTTACCCTGCCCACTTCGTTTCATAGGTTTCGGGTTGCCGTTCTCATCCTCTGCAATCAGCTTAACTGACAATTTTGCCTTGGATTTTTTCTTTGGAAAACCATCCGGAGAAAAATCTAGCACCCCCTCCTCTATTTTAATGTTTGCTGTCCCTCCGAGATGTGCTTGTGCTTTCAGTTTTGGCTTTATTTGTTGCTTCGCCTTGTTCAATAGCCCAGCTGGGTCGTAGTCTTCCCCagctaaattatattcattttctgaagcagCACTTTCATCACTTATACTCCTCCCACTAGGGGCAAAGTCAGGATTATTTATATGGTTTAAAGCCCTTTGATCTTGTATTTCGTCATTTTCTTCTGATTCTTGGCTAGTGCTTCTGCTCTTTTGAAAAGAACTTGTGCTCTTATCTCCAAGGTCTTGCCTAGAGTTTAGTGCTGGAGGGGTTAATCCAGCCTGTACACTAGGATCTGAATTCTCCAAACCTTGGTGTTCAAGGGCTGAACTCTTGGACTGCAATGTAGACACTGAATGGAGACCCATATTCATCTGACTACCATTTAAAGTCATATTAATGTTTTGTGGGTTTGTGACTATAGAATGTGAGGTGAAATTAGGAGATACATGCCTTGCATCAACCGATTGAAAATGTGACTTTGAATCAGTGAGGCTCCCAAGTGATGAAATTTCACCTTCACTAGAACTAGGTTTGGCAAACTCCTGTGGAGTAACCCCACAAGCTGCTGCAGTGGCAGCCAAAATATCATCAACATTGGACAAGATGTTCCTCTCATCACCAAGCAACATTGAATCTGGAAAACATATGGAACTCAGAGCAAAGTGATGCTTCGATTCATGCTGATTTGGTTGACTGAAATGATCTTTTAGCGTTGGATGTTGCTGAAGTGATTTTGACGCTTCTGTCACATCTATTTTCATTACCTCTGAATTTGGAGGAAGAATGTGCTGCTGATTTTGACCTCCATTGGAATGAATAATGAGATCTTCCATTTGAAGGTACTGTGCCTGGATCTGTTGCATTTTAGACTGGTCAAGGCCTTGGTGAAGCAAGGACTGCTGCAGTAAAATCATCTGCAGATCTCGTGCAGGCTCTAGAAGTACCTGAGCACTCGGTAGTCTTACGTGCTGGGTTTGCCGTAAAGCATGGGGCTGACCTTGTTGTTGAGTGTTGATTTCCTGGGACTGATGGTCTTGTTGTCTTGTTTCTTGTACCTTATGTAGGAGAGAGTGCTGTTTTAAATCTTCTGTGCTTATGCTGAGATGTGAAGTGTGTGTTAAACTAGAGGTCTTTTTCAAGTCTTGGACTACCCTATTGTTGGCACCACCAACATGCTGCCTGTGATGGGCTAAGGAACTCATTCTCTCTTCCTTTTTAGATCCCTGATGAGCTAGGCCAATAATCTGATCTTCAGGCCGTGAATGGCTCCTTATCACACTCTGTGAATTATATCTGTCGTCTGCCTTCGAGACAACGTACACTGTGTTTTGCTCGACTAGCTCACTTTCTGCAAGACTTTGAGCTGATGCTTCAAGGGAAGCCTGTTGTAATGCTTGCAAGTCTTGAATAGGAAATTCATCTTCCTCCTGCTTAGACAGGACAAATAAACTTGAATCCGACTTCCTTTTACCGTATGTTAGCTTTGTGTCAGAGGATGGTTGGTGATTCTGCAAAGCTTGTGAATGCGAGGATGAAGAGAAAGTAGGCGACTGAACTGGAGGCAAGTACTTATGAGACTGAGGCGATGAGCCACTTTTTGTTTGACTGCTTGGTGaagaatgcattaaaatataattctggGTTGAAACTGGCAAATTCTGGGCACGAGAAGAAGAAAATGACAGAGACTGTGAGGTCAGAGTGAGGGATTGTCCAGAAGCATAGCTCTGTGATGGGCTGACTGATGAAAGACCCTGTGACTGGGCAGAATAGCTCACAGTAGGCAAACCCTGAGAGTGGCTGGAAGAATAGCTTTGAGACTGATTAACTGAACACAAGCCTTGTGCTTGACCAGTGTAGTCTTCATTGTGTCCAACTGAAGACAAAACTTGTTGATGACTGGAAGAGTAGCTTAGTGTCTCACTAACAGGTGTCAGGTTTTCTGAGTTATACAATGAAGGCAACTTTTCTGACTGACTGGAAGAATACACCTGTGAATGGCTGACACTCGTGGGCATGTTTTGTGATGCAACATAGTTCTGCGATTGGCTTACTGACATCAAATTAGGTAgttgtgctgaagagtatgccTGTGGCTGGCTGGCTATTACTGTGCTCTGCTTCTGTGCAGAAGCAGAGTAACTCTGTGGCTGCACGTTAGGGGATACACTTTCGGATTTGGTTGTCTTTGATGTGCGCTGAGTGCGTTTGGTAGAACAGTCTTTTGCTTTTGTGGCAGACGTAGATGAATAACCCGGAGAGGGAATTGTTGATGGGTAAGCCTGAGTTTGCTCCAGTGTGGCTTGTGATGCCTTCTGTTGTGGTCCTCCATTACTCACCTGAGTATTATCTCCTAGTGGACTGCAGGGCAGCGCAGGTTGCCTAGATGGATCCTGGAAAGATACTCCACTTCCACTTGTTAAGTAACCCTGTAAGGAATGCTGAGGACTTGACAATTGTGCCTGAACCGGCTGAGTACTGGAAGGCCGCTGATGGTGTTTGATAACACTACATTCTCGCTGAAGTGCTCTTTCGATGGAGGCAGTAGAACCTGTGAAGATTGATGTGCTGTAAGGCTGGGAAGCCTGCTGTCCACCACCaagagctgagggcagcaaactgaACTGGGGTTGTAAGAGATGAGGGGCAGATTCCTGGGCTGAACGATATGTTGATGACTGAGGAGGTATGCTGGTGCTCAAGACAGTGCTTCCAATGCGGTCGAATGTCAGGGCAGCTGGAACAGTGCCCTGCGTTGCTTTCATTTGCAGTAAGGGGTCATGAGGAGACAAAAGACCATTCGAGGATGGACTGAAAGATGCATCTTGAAGTGTCAATGATGGAGTAGTGGCAAAGTTTCTCGTAGTGAAGGTATTGGGGTGCTGATAGGCAGAGAGCGCCGATGTGGGTGCAAACGTTCCTGGAGCTGGTAGAGCTCCAGTGACAAATAACTCTGCAGCAGCTGATGAATGCATGcctaaaggaagaaaaaaaaaacaagcactgtAATGCAACACTAAAGAAATGCATCCTTATGTATACAACAGAAACCGAACTGAAACCATCATTTTCATAACATTGTAATGTAATACTAAACTGCATCTTCATGCATACAACAGAAACCTAACTGAAATCGCCTTTTTCTTAACATTGCAAACCTGAGGATACTGGCAAAAGATAAACCCGAACCGAATCCGAGAACGACATTTTCATACAATGAAACAGTGCTTGTGTGTTGAAAAAGATTCACACACAAAGAGAATCTGATTTGGGTCAAAAGCATGAGATTGTCACGAGGCATGTCTTGCCTTGGTTAGCCGCTTCTACTTGGTGCATTACCTGTCTGCCATGAGGGAGTTCTGAACTGTGGAAGAAGGGAGGCTACAGCAGTCCCAGTCTGTGGATTGCGAGACTCAAGAGCAGAGAGGAAGTTCATGACTGACGTGTCTGTAGGGTTACTGCCAGTGTGCAAACCTGCATCAAATAATCCTGACAGccctgtttttataaaaaaaaaaaaaaaaatcaccacatTAACATataattaaccacttcaacaccatgaaaacccacttacagtaccatgccatacctgcgtacgtcaagtttccccattctattctatgatcggtttctcagtctagcatttccggtttcattctctaaggcagtgctagtactgtggaacgTGCAATGAAAGTTgtgggagggtcaggtgacatttgtatccaattgcgtgtcatgtagcgattccaatctacctgtgggcgtttagaagacatattgcgggaagccattcaacttttacaagtatatacactaccagtcaaaagttttagaacacctccatttttccagtttttattgaaatttacgcagtttaatgtctcaatgtactctgaaattaaagcatagaacaaataaacaattggagataaaaaagaaatcatggaatcgttttgtttaacaaaatttaatctaaatttttgactcaaagtcaccttttgcagatataacagccgaacacactcgtggcattctttctacaatggaaatcaaatattgttcggaaagttcttcccaacactgttgcagaagttcccacaaatgtgttgcacttgtaggttgctttgctttcacccttctgtccagttcatcccaaaccaggtcaatggggtttaagtctggagactgtgctggccattccatgatttgaagcctaccgtcttgttcttttcttctaaggtagttctgacatagcctggaggtatgttttgggtcattatcttgctgtaggatgaacccctgaccaactaggcgtataccagagggtattgcatggcgctgcaaaatgctgtggtagcagttttggttcagggtgccactcactctgtgcaagtcgccgactctggatccagcaaaagagccccagaccatcacgcttcctcctccatgtttgacagttggtgtcacacaccgaggaaccatcctttcgcctactcgacggtgtacaaaaaccctgcgtgatgaaccgaagatttcaaattttgattcatccgtccataagaccttcttccagtcttcagtagtccactggcggtgcttcatggcccagacaagcctctttttcttattttgccatcttagcaatggctttcttaatGCCACTCAACCTGtaaaacctgcagctcgaagtcttctcttcacagttgaaactgagacttgcttacttcgaccagtgttaagctgtgcttgaagctgttgtcctgtgagccgcctatcacgcaagctgttgactctcagaaacttgtcttctgattctgttgtgcctttgggtctgccagacctcttcctatcagagtttcctccagtttccaagtgccttttgatggtgtaggaaactgtactcactgacaccttggctttctttgcaatttctctaaaggaaagacctacacttttaagggttataatggtctgtctgtcttcctttgttaattgcctttttttcgccattatgagagcaatatactacttcctgcagtacaatactgtccaaataatgcttaagagggtgtagtaacacgatctgttccaacactgcttttatacagacagagggtttgtaagtaatcaacaaaagttgggacacctgtaggaattgttagcatcaactttcaaggcttaatttacttacattgctgcagaacaactgtaagttgttaacccattacttgttccctgaaaaaggcctttttgtataactctgaaatgtacattatttttcagttttggtaacctaaactttttttttaaacctctggcagtttaccgcttacctttgtaccatttcaggttattcactggacttgaactgcttaaatttcaataaaaactggaaaaatgggggtgttctaaaacttttgacctgtagtgtatatgttttaaattattattttttgttttattattagttttacttgtttagttgtagtttatatagattttggcgaaagctaaacatggcaacgcacgtggtctttctataatgagcaacaggagtgaagttggttcggaggatttcgataccagcgacaatGATGGTGATTTATCACTCAgggatgatgatgaagaggatgtggagccatgaacagtacaaactgtacaaacaaaagagaatgaagctactttacaggtaagccagctgcaaacgggaagctgtttggtttgaaatggcagtgctgtgatgaaatactatcaaaacacagcactgggtacaggcaatgcggcaggcagatccatcacaatgcctgtgcaaagtagctgtgtacacacatttgtgactatccctccaacacaagagaagcagagactgcaacaaaggtgcagggtctgctacgaaaatgaaaacaaaagaaaagacaagaaaaatgtgcagtggttgctaaggcaaccccgggttctgttgtattgaacatttcaataaatggcacagagcaagtcgataatggcatacgttttgattttgtttgatttttacttgataattactgtttactgattattattagcagcgtttttgttttcattgttaaaaaaaaaaagtgtttttatctctatattgaatatgggtatgtagtacacagcagcatgaagggttaatgaaaaacacagtttaggtaatttatttgtattttattcatcatatgttaacattttatagcaattacaggtttgaaaacattattattttcaaaatctggtacctgggaaggggtttcatttttacatctggagttgaagtggttaagtctGCTGTCTAAGTTATTCTTGAAGGctaacatacacacaaaacattgaAGGCCAACATTTTGTGTAAgcttttaataaaacagaaagcagTCTTGACTAGTTGGCACCTGACATTTGATCtaaaccataacaataacacCATAAAAGCAGTCttaactaaatatttatttaagacAAACTCTTGTTTGTCTTAAACAAATACCACACAATGACCATGCAACTCGGTggattgtttatttatattttttttaaaaaagaaaaaaagatatttcCACCAGAATGTGCTTGTCTGACAGTACCTGCTGGATGATGTGCTGTAACATAGCCAGGAAGTTGATGTGAAGCTGTGTACGACTGTCTGTGGAGAAGCTCATGTTCAGGGTGTGATGGATGCGTCCCGCCATAGCTCAAACTGAAAAACAACACCGTGTAAGAAGCCAGTTAGACTCTACAATATTACATACGCAACGTTACGTGGCACACAAAATGCAAGACAAATTTTACCTTACAAAGACCTGCAGAAATCTAAAAAGCAGGGGGAACACTTGCCCTTACCGCCCTGCTGATGTGGCAAGTTGTAAGTTTATGAAAATGCCGAAACTGGCAAAACTACATGGAAAGCTACATAAAACTGAATCAACAGAAAATATCCACAAAAATGTATCACTACAGGTATGAAGTCTCTGTGACTGCTGAAACTTCAAACCGAAAAGCAttacacagttttaaaatattacaaatgttGTGAATTGCTGTGAGCAATGATGCTGGTGAGGACCTCGCCTCCTTACAGTTctttcagtcctgggcctctctgaAGCACCGACTGACAACTGTGCTAAACTGTGGTGGTGTTGTGCTATCTAGCATAgtattaaaactttttaaagaatCTTTATAGAATACTGGCGTGCCTTGTCTTTTGCCACCATGCTGACTAGTGAGGTTTCTAAAATGACCCTGTGACTATAACAAATTAGATATAGAGCTCCTATTAAATTGTATTGTGGGGCACATAATACCAGCACGGCTGTAACATGACATTTGCACAAATAGATTGAATAACAAAAGGGTTCccatgcaattgaaatgaataatgaatgaGAATTTCTGTCTTGACAGGACTTTTACACCCCCTGCAAATGTTAAATTGTGTGCATGTCAATGGCTCAGAATGGAGACAACTTCTCCTAAAACAAGTGTTGGTGACAGTCACCCACATCAAGTTAGTTAATACAAATGACAGCAATGAAAAAGTAGATTGCCATGATGCATATACCCACAGATTCCAATACTATCAATAATGTGTGCTTAAGAATATTGTGTGACATAGACATACAAGACAACTGCCACATACTGTACACCCAGATGATACATTCAGTAACTTAAGAAAGCATGGCCATGGTTGCAAAGATAAAATTGACGAGAGGTAGCCAGTTCATTTGGTTTATAATGACAAAGAAAATGGTGACTGGTTAAAACAAAAGATGCAATGAttgatgcagtttatcaaacagcTGCACAATTTCTGTATCTGAAAGAGGAAAAACAGGCAGGCTTATGATaatacagtataacaaaaactatatacatataaaaataaataaatacataaaacacatatAGGTGGTACTTAGTCTATTGAAACTGAATAAGGGTTTAACAGAATAAGGGTTTAACAGACTGCATGTTCATAGGGAACATATGGACACAGTTCTGGTTCAGCCATCATGGCAGTAAAATAGTAAATATATCTACAACAGCAgcgtacaacaaaaaaaaaacaacatgtattaaAGTAATATGAATACCATTCATTGTCTTTACTGATTGTGTGTGCACTTTGCaagacaaaacaaagaaactcAAAATATAATTGTATTGCTAATAGAAAAGGATGTAAAATGTAGTTTAACCTTGTGGAATATTtagactgtttaaaataaattttaaacaCTAAACTCGTGTAGTAACTGATCGATGCAAGTCGACTCAGAAACACCGACTATACTAACTTCTGCGACCTGCATAAAACTAACTCCACGACAAATAGAAAATATCTTGTGGCACAAAGAAATACAACTGTCAATGCAAAAGaatcaggaaaaaacaaacagacaaacaatcaaaAACTTTAACCTTTGGGCTTTacataatgttttgttttccatgtgtCCCTTTTTTTCTTCTCGTGTTATAAACGATTCATGAAACTCTGCTTCGGTGCTAGAAAACTGAGCAATTTACACTTTGTagtaaaaagcttttaaaacagttttcattGAAACCAACACGCAATACCTTG is part of the Acipenser ruthenus chromosome 27, fAciRut3.2 maternal haplotype, whole genome shotgun sequence genome and harbors:
- the LOC117432358 gene encoding glutamine and serine-rich protein 1-like, with translation MMDRNYPTPSFPDPLVPPAQTAAWAYERSTASIKPSLSYGGTHPSHPEHELLHRQSYTASHQLPGYVTAHHPAGLSGLFDAGLHTGSNPTDTSVMNFLSALESRNPQTGTAVASLLPQFRTPSWQTGMHSSAAAELFVTGALPAPGTFAPTSALSAYQHPNTFTTRNFATTPSLTLQDASFSPSSNGLLSPHDPLLQMKATQGTVPAALTFDRIGSTVLSTSIPPQSSTYRSAQESAPHLLQPQFSLLPSALGGGQQASQPYSTSIFTGSTASIERALQRECSVIKHHQRPSSTQPVQAQLSSPQHSLQGYLTSGSGVSFQDPSRQPALPCSPLGDNTQVSNGGPQQKASQATLEQTQAYPSTIPSPGYSSTSATKAKDCSTKRTQRTSKTTKSESVSPNVQPQSYSASAQKQSTVIASQPQAYSSAQLPNLMSVSQSQNYVASQNMPTSVSHSQVYSSSQSEKLPSLYNSENLTPVSETLSYSSSHQQVLSSVGHNEDYTGQAQGLCSVNQSQSYSSSHSQGLPTVSYSAQSQGLSSVSPSQSYASGQSLTLTSQSLSFSSSRAQNLPVSTQNYILMHSSPSSQTKSGSSPQSHKYLPPVQSPTFSSSSHSQALQNHQPSSDTKLTYGKRKSDSSLFVLSKQEEDEFPIQDLQALQQASLEASAQSLAESELVEQNTVYVVSKADDRYNSQSVIRSHSRPEDQIIGLAHQGSKKEERMSSLAHHRQHVGGANNRVVQDLKKTSSLTHTSHLSISTEDLKQHSLLHKVQETRQQDHQSQEINTQQQGQPHALRQTQHVRLPSAQVLLEPARDLQMILLQQSLLHQGLDQSKMQQIQAQYLQMEDLIIHSNGGQNQQHILPPNSEVMKIDVTEASKSLQQHPTLKDHFSQPNQHESKHHFALSSICFPDSMLLGDERNILSNVDDILAATAAACGVTPQEFAKPSSSEGEISSLGSLTDSKSHFQSVDARHVSPNFTSHSIVTNPQNINMTLNGSQMNMGLHSVSTLQSKSSALEHQGLENSDPSVQAGLTPPALNSRQDLGDKSTSSFQKSRSTSQESEENDEIQDQRALNHINNPDFAPSGRSISDESAASENEYNLAGEDYDPAGLLNKAKQQIKPKLKAQAHLGGTANIKIEEGVLDFSPDGFPKKKSKAKLSVKLIAEDENGNPKPMKRSGQGKRQNSRGSDANSPSTSDSCYDSYQHQERIRQKIREVEEKQPEVKTGFIASFLDFLKSGPKQQFSAPAIRTPNRTRKPPITSIRPPFPPPPPAKSQPLPVPLMSSESGGGSAPKKLDDDLKKNLETLPSFSSDEDDSVGKNRDLQQSITSALSALDEPSEKKMKSEQEPNLLVPVIKQEQPPGTPLSILKTQEPPALPTAAETIPQDELKDIPSDQRALKQASAAIEGSTDEENSDSGGEGMYRERDEFVVKIEDIDSLKITLKAGIEPPAIWKVQKALLQKFVPELRNGNRVFSATNSYLGYFGDAKTKYKRVYVKFLDTVNKKEYVRVCNRKPRCKPVHSMRSVQPKFSNKPVSDSASAPAPEAVVPKAASTKVSTPKAKQQKVKAEPPPKKRKKWKEVFTPSPSESSLEAQSEDDEFTPPVPFATRFLNTRTMKETFKSYMELLISVALDADVMEALEKAKDELLLPHVKKVDGMITDNRRRLLPKLRAAQMFKGALDSFPELTVVPDLKKGENTTCKIQLSGKAYNKRTLRAAKASKKLPLEYTVDKDKTQWFSLYHSLQHYKYHTYLMCKDEISAVQKQNKDLGQEETVQLCMKNSKWVETLFEKFGELLTQVQQTCL